CCGCCCGCTGCCGCCAGGCGCCGTCGGTGAACTCGCCATCGCCGGGCCCGGTCTCGCCGAGGGGTACGCGGGGAACCCGGAGGCGACGGCCGCCCGCTTCGTCACCGTCGACGCGCTCGGCGGGGAGCGCGTCTACCTGACCGGAGACCTCGGCTACCGCGGACTGGACGGCCTCCTGTACTTCCTGGGCCGGCGGGACAACCAGATCAAGCTCCGAGGGCACCGCATCGAGCTGGAGGAGATCGAGGCCGCGGCGTCCGCCGCACTCGGCGGCCGGTCCTGCGCCGTCGTCCTGGACCGCGAGACCGCCGGAGGCCCCCGGCTCGTCGGTTTCCTCGAGGACGGCGGCGGCCGCGCGGCGTTCGACGAGAAGACGCTGCACGCCGAGCTCGGCCGCCGGCTGCCCGGCCCCCTCGTCCCCGCGCGCTGGGCACTGCTCGACACCATGCCGACCCTCGCCGGGGGCAAGCCCGACCGGACGGCGCTCGCCCGTCGTGCGGCGGCACTCGAACCCGTGGCACCCGCCGCGACCGCGTCCTCGCCCGCCCCCGTGCCGGACGATCCGATGACGGCCCTGCTCGCGGAGGGCTGGCGCGAGGTCCTCGGCCACAGCCGGTTCGACGCGCGCTCCCACTTCTTCCGCAGCGGAGGCCACTCGCTGCTCGCCGCCGAGCTCGCGGCCTGGCTGGAGCCCCGGCTGGGCACCCGCCCACCGCTCAGGGTGCTCTTCCGCAACCCGGTGCTCGCCGAGCAGGCCGACGCCCTCGCGGCCACCTCCACCCTCTCCACGGAGTCGTGATGACCCAGCCCCTGACCACCCCTGACCCCACGACCGCCGCCGGCGCAGTCGCCCGCGGTGCCGAGGCCGCCGGCACCGGGCCCGCCGCCGTCGCCGCCGTCCCCCGCGACCCCGACGGCACCCCGCTGAGCATCGCCCACGGCCCCGCGGCCCGACCGACCGGCGTGCTCGCCCGCTTCGAGGACTGGGCCCGGCGCACCCCGCAGGCCCCCGCCGTGATCGACGGCGACCGCACCTGGACGTACCGGGAACTCGACACCGCCGCCGCGCGCGTCGCCACCGCCCTGCGCGGCCGCGTGGGACCGGGGGACCTGGTCGGCGTCTGCCTCGACCGCTCGACGGCCCTCGTCGTGACGGCCGTCGCGCTCGCCCGCCTCGGTGCCGTCTACCTGCCGCTCGGCCCCCGTCCCGGCGAGCGACGCACCGAGGCGGTCACCGAGGACCTCGACGTCGCCTGCCTCGTCGGCGACCCCGGAGTCCTACCCGCCCGCCACTGCGCCGGGGACCTGACCGCCCTGCCGCTGCCCATCGAGGGCAGCAACGCGCCCACCGCCCCCGTGGCCGCCTTCGCCCCTCCGGCGGCCGGCGCGCGACGAGCGCCCGAGGGCGCCCTGTACGCCGTCCTCACCTCCGGTTCCACCGGCCGCCCCAAGGCGGTCGCGGTGGCCGGGCCCGCCCTGTCCGTCGCCCTCGACTGGTACCGGGCCGAGACCGGTCTCGCACCCGGCGACCGCCAGTCCCTGCTCATCGGTGTCGCGTTCGACCCCCACCTGCTGGAGCTGTGGGCCGGGCTCACCTCCGGAGCCGCCCTCGTTCCCGCACCCGACGACGTCCGCTGGGACTCGCGCGTTCTCACCGACTGGTGGCGCGACGCCGCCGTGACCGTGTCCGTGGCGGCCACCCCGATGGTGGAACCGCTGCTGGACCGGCCGTGGCCGCAGGACCTGAGCCTGCGTCACCTCGTCGTCGGAGGCGACCGGATGCGCCGCCGGCCCGGCCGCGACGTCACCGCCACCGTCCACAACGCCTACGGACCCGCGGAAGCCACCGTCGTCACCACCACCTACGCCATGCGCGGCACCGACGCGCAGGCGGGCAGCGCGACCCCGCCGCCCATCGGCGCCCCCCTGCCCGGTGTCACGGTCGTCGTCACGGGGGAGGACGGCCGGCCCGTCGCCCGCGGGCAGAACGGCGAACTCCGCATCGGCGGCCACTGTCTGGCGCTCGGCTACCTCGACCCCGAGCTGACCGCACGGCGCTTCGCCGCCCCGCCGCAGGACCCGCCGCTGCCCGGCGTCGACCGTCTCTACCGCACCGGCGACCGGGTGCGGATGACCGCCGACGGCAGCCTCGAGTTCCTGGGACGCCTCGACGACCAGGTCAAGATCAGCGGCGTGCGGATCGAACCGGCCGAGGTGGAGGCCGCGTTCGAGCGGGACCCGGACGTCCGAAGCGCCGTCGTGACCGTGCTGCGCGACGAGTCCGGCCACGCACGCCTCGTCGCCCACGTACGGCCCGCCGCCGGCACCCGGCCCGCGACCGGTGACCTGCTGGCGGCGGTCCGCGCCTGGCTCCCCGAACAGGCCGTGCCCACCGCCGTGCGCATCGTCGAGGGCTACCCCCTGGACGCCAACGGCAAGGTGGACCGGCCCGCGCTGGCGGCGGAGACATCCGCTCCCGGCGGCTGCGCGACCCCCTCCGGCGACGCCCGTGGGACGACACCCGCCGAACGGCTCGTCCTCGCGACCGTACGGGACCTCCTCGGCCGGCCCGGGACCTCCCTCGGCGACAACTTCACCGACGCGGGCGGCACCTCCGTCGTCGCCGCCCGGCTGCTGGAGGCGGTCGAGCGCGAGACGGGTGTCCGCCTGCGCGCCCCCGAACTGCTGCGCAGCCCGGACCTGCGCGCCTTCGCCGCCCTCCTCGACGAGCGCCGGACCACACGGCCGACAGGAGCCTGAGATGTCACACCGCACCCCGCAGCCCCTCGACACCACGGCGGACGCGCCCGCGCCGCCGCCCGCCGCGCCGGGCGGCCCCGGAGCCCGGCCGTCCGCACCACGGACCGGCCTGCCCGCCCTCGTCGCCCGGCACGCCGAACTCCACCCGAACGCCCTGGCCGTGGTCGACGGCGACACCACCCTCACCTACGGCCGGCTGGTCGCGGCCGGCCGTGCGCTCGCCGCACGCCTGCGCGACCACGGGGTGACCCGCGGCGACCGGGTCGCGTTGCTCACCACCCGCTCCGCCCGTACGGTCGTGGCGCAGCTCGCGCTGTGGTGGGCCGGAGCCGTGTGCGTGCCGCTGGATCCCGCCCAGCCCCGGCCGCGCACCGAGGCGATGACCGCCGACGCGGAGGTGACGCTCACCGTCGGCGACGCCAAGCTGCTGGACGCGTCCTCGTTCGCCGGCCCCGTGCTCGCACTGCCCGAGGAACCGCTGAACGGCACGGGTCTCCAGGAGGAAGCCGACCCGGACAGCCCGGCGTTCATCATGTTCACCTCCGGCTCCACCGGACGCCCCAAGGGCGTCGCCGTCCCGCACGGAGCCATCGCCGAACTGGTCACCGCACCGGAGTACGTCACCGTCACCGCGCGGGACCGGGTCCTCTTCCACTCGCCGATGACCTTCGACGCCTCGACGTTCGAGGTGTGGGCCGCGCTGGCCAACGGCGCCGCGGTCGTCGTGTGCACCGTGGAGCGCCCTTCCCTGGAGGACCTGTCCCGGCACGTCGAACGCCACGGTGTGACGGTGGCGTTCTTCACCACCGCCCTCTTCCACCAGCTCGCCGCCCGCCGCTCCCGCGTCTTCGACCAGCTGCGGTCGGTCGTGGTGGGCGGTGAGGCGCTGGCCGCCGCCCAGGCCCGCGAGGTGCTGGCCGCCTTCCCGTGGCTGGAGCTGGTCAACGGCTACGGACCGACCGAGACGACCACCTTCGCCACCGCCCACCGGGTCACCCGGGCCGACTGCGACGGCCCGATACCGATCGGCCGGCCCATCGCCGGCGCGACCGTGCACCTCCTGGGCACCGACGGCCACCCGGTCGCGGACGGGGACCGGGGAGAACTGTGGATCGGCGGCAGCAGGCTGGCCCACGGGTACACCGGACTGCCCGCGCTCACCGCCGAGCGGTTCGTCGACCACCCCGGCGCCGGGCGGCTCTACCGCACCGGCGACATCGTCTCCCGCCGTCCCGACGGCACGCTCGACTTCCACGGGCGCAACGACGACCAGGTCAAGGTCCGCGGATTCCGCATCGAACCCGGCGAGGTCGAACACGCCCTGCGCGAGCGGCCCGACGTCGACGACGCCGCCGTCACCGTCGACCGGGCGGGCACCCCTGAGGCACGCCTCGTCGCCTTCGTCGTACCCGCGCCCGGCCCGGTTCCCCGGCCCGCGGCGCTCCGCGAACGGCTCACCGACGTCCTGCCCGCGCATCTGGTGCCCGACGCGGTCACCGTGGTGGAGCAGCTGCCGCTCACGCCGTCCGGCAAGGTCGACCGGCGCGCCCTCGGCGGACTCACCGGCACGGGCGAGGGCGGTGAGTCCGGTACGCCCGTGCCGCCGATGACCCCGCTGGAGCAGGCGGTCGCCGAGGTGTGGAGCCGGGCGCTCGGCAGCGAGGTCGCCCGTGCCGACGCCGACTTCCTCGCCCTCGGCGGCCATTCGCTGCTCGCCCTGGCCGTCACCGACGACCTGCGTGAGGAACTCGGTGCGGAGATCGCCCTCGCCGACTTCTTCGCCGCCCCGACCGTCGCCGGCCAGGCGGTCCTGGTCGAGCGCGCCCTGCTGGCCGTGCACGGCGACCTCCACCCCGAGACCCCGGAGCACAGCGATGCCCACTGACGCCGACCCCGTGCCGCCGGCCCGGCGGCGGGAACTCCAGCAGGAACTGCTGCGCCGCGCCCGCGCCGCCCGGCGCACCCCGGCCGCACCCGCCCCGTCCGCTCCGGAGACGTCCGGCGAAGGTGCCCTCGCCCCAGGAGCGGCCGGCGAGGCACGGCAGGACGCCGCCGCCCGCCCCGGCGACACGCGGCCCGACCCGACCCGGCCCGGCTCCGCGTCGCAGGCCGGGGAAGGCGGCCGGGCCCCGCTCTCCCGCGCCCAGCGCCGGATGTGGCTGATGGAACGGCTCGGCGGCTCGGGCGACTCCTACCACGTGCCGTTCGCCACCCGGGTGCGCGGTCCGTTCGACCCGGCCGCGCTCGGCACCGCACTGACCGGGCTGGTGCGCCGGCACGGGATCCTGCGCACCCGCTACGCCCAGCACGGTGGCGAGCCGTACCAGGAGGTGCTCCCGGCCCCGCGGGCCGTGCCCGTGCCCGTGGTCGGCAGCACCGAGGCGGACGCCCGGCAGGCTCTGGAGCGGGAGGTCGCGCGCCCGTTCGACCTCGCGGCCGGGGAGGCGGTACGGGCGCTGGTCCTGCGTCACGGCGAGCAGGACCACACCGTCCTGCTGACGTTCCACCACATCGCCGTCGACGGCGGGGCACTGGAGACGGTCGCGGCGGAGCTCGCCGCCCTCTACACCGCGGCCGTCGACGGAACCGGCGGGCACGGTCTCGCCGCACCACCGCAGTACGCCGACCACGCGCGCCGCGAACAGGCCGCGGCCCCGGGCCTCGAGGACG
The genomic region above belongs to Streptomyces marianii and contains:
- a CDS encoding non-ribosomal peptide synthetase — translated: MTQPLTTPDPTTAAGAVARGAEAAGTGPAAVAAVPRDPDGTPLSIAHGPAARPTGVLARFEDWARRTPQAPAVIDGDRTWTYRELDTAAARVATALRGRVGPGDLVGVCLDRSTALVVTAVALARLGAVYLPLGPRPGERRTEAVTEDLDVACLVGDPGVLPARHCAGDLTALPLPIEGSNAPTAPVAAFAPPAAGARRAPEGALYAVLTSGSTGRPKAVAVAGPALSVALDWYRAETGLAPGDRQSLLIGVAFDPHLLELWAGLTSGAALVPAPDDVRWDSRVLTDWWRDAAVTVSVAATPMVEPLLDRPWPQDLSLRHLVVGGDRMRRRPGRDVTATVHNAYGPAEATVVTTTYAMRGTDAQAGSATPPPIGAPLPGVTVVVTGEDGRPVARGQNGELRIGGHCLALGYLDPELTARRFAAPPQDPPLPGVDRLYRTGDRVRMTADGSLEFLGRLDDQVKISGVRIEPAEVEAAFERDPDVRSAVVTVLRDESGHARLVAHVRPAAGTRPATGDLLAAVRAWLPEQAVPTAVRIVEGYPLDANGKVDRPALAAETSAPGGCATPSGDARGTTPAERLVLATVRDLLGRPGTSLGDNFTDAGGTSVVAARLLEAVERETGVRLRAPELLRSPDLRAFAALLDERRTTRPTGA
- a CDS encoding non-ribosomal peptide synthetase; translation: MSHRTPQPLDTTADAPAPPPAAPGGPGARPSAPRTGLPALVARHAELHPNALAVVDGDTTLTYGRLVAAGRALAARLRDHGVTRGDRVALLTTRSARTVVAQLALWWAGAVCVPLDPAQPRPRTEAMTADAEVTLTVGDAKLLDASSFAGPVLALPEEPLNGTGLQEEADPDSPAFIMFTSGSTGRPKGVAVPHGAIAELVTAPEYVTVTARDRVLFHSPMTFDASTFEVWAALANGAAVVVCTVERPSLEDLSRHVERHGVTVAFFTTALFHQLAARRSRVFDQLRSVVVGGEALAAAQAREVLAAFPWLELVNGYGPTETTTFATAHRVTRADCDGPIPIGRPIAGATVHLLGTDGHPVADGDRGELWIGGSRLAHGYTGLPALTAERFVDHPGAGRLYRTGDIVSRRPDGTLDFHGRNDDQVKVRGFRIEPGEVEHALRERPDVDDAAVTVDRAGTPEARLVAFVVPAPGPVPRPAALRERLTDVLPAHLVPDAVTVVEQLPLTPSGKVDRRALGGLTGTGEGGESGTPVPPMTPLEQAVAEVWSRALGSEVARADADFLALGGHSLLALAVTDDLREELGAEIALADFFAAPTVAGQAVLVERALLAVHGDLHPETPEHSDAH